One segment of Chionomys nivalis chromosome 1, mChiNiv1.1, whole genome shotgun sequence DNA contains the following:
- the LOC130880526 gene encoding heterogeneous nuclear ribonucleoprotein A3-like isoform X2 — protein MEVKRPPGRPQPDSGRRRRRRGEEGHDPKEPEQLRKLFIGGLSFETTDGSLREHFEKWGTLTDCVVMRDPQTNRSRGFGFVTYSCVEEVDAAMCARPHKVDGRVVEPKRAVSREDSVKPGAHLTVKKIFVGGIKEDTEEYNLRDYFEKYGKIETIEVMEDRQSGKKRGFAFVTFDDHDTVDKIVVQKYHTIDGHNCEVKKALSKQEMQSAGSQRGRGGGSGNFMGRGGNFGGGGGNIGCGGNFGGRGGYGGGGGGSRGSYGGGDGGYNGFGGDGNYGGGNYNDFGNYSGQQQSNYGPMKGGSFGGRSSGSPHGGGYGSGGGSGGYGSRRF, from the exons ATGGAGGTAAAACGGCCGCCTGGTCGCCCCCAGCCTGACTCCGgccgtcgccgccgccgccgggggGAGGAGGGTCATGATCCAAAGGAACCAGAACAGTTGAGGAAACTGTTTATTGGTGGTCTGAGCTTTGAAACCACAGATGGTAGCTTAAGAGAACATTTTGAGAAATGGGGCACACTTACAGATTGTGTGGTAATGAGAGATCCCCAAACAAATCGTTCCAGGGGCTTTGGTTTTGTGACCTACTCTTGTGTTGAAGAGGTGGATGCTGCAATGTGTGCTCGGCCACACAAAGTTGATGGGCGTGTGGTGGAACCAAAGAGAGCCGTTTCTAGAGAGGATTCTGTAAAGCCTGGTGCCCatttaacagtgaagaaaatcttTGTTGGTGGTATTAAAGAGGATACAGAAGAGTACAACCTGAGAGACTACTTTGAAAAGTATGGCAAGATTGAAACCATAGAAGTTATGGAAGACAGGCAGAGTGGGAAAaagagaggatttgcttttgtgacTTTTGATGACCATGACACAGTTGATAAAATTGTTGTTCAGAAATACCACACTATTGATGGGCATAATTGTGAAGTGAAAAAGGCCCTTTCTAAACAAGAGATGCAGTCTGCTGGATCACAGAGAGGCCGTGGAGGTGGATCTGGCAATTTTATGGGTCGTGGAGGGAActttggaggtggtggaggtaatATTGGTTGTGGTGGAAActttggtggaagaggaggctacggtggtggaggtggtggcagcagaggtagttatggaggtggtgatggtggatataatggatttggaggtgatg GTAACTATGGTGGTGGGAACTATAATGACTTTGGAAATTATAGTGGACAACAGCAATCAAATTATGGACCCATGAAAGGGGGCAGTTTTGGTGGAAGAAGCTCAGGCAGTCCCCATGGTGGTGGCTATGGATCAGGTGGTGGAAGTGGTGGATATGGTAGcagaaggttttaa
- the LOC130880526 gene encoding heterogeneous nuclear ribonucleoprotein A3-like isoform X1, which translates to MEVKRPPGRPQPDSGRRRRRRGEEGHDPKEPEQLRKLFIGGLSFETTDGSLREHFEKWGTLTDCVVMRDPQTNRSRGFGFVTYSCVEEVDAAMCARPHKVDGRVVEPKRAVSREDSVKPGAHLTVKKIFVGGIKEDTEEYNLRDYFEKYGKIETIEVMEDRQSGKKRGFAFVTFDDHDTVDKIVVQKYHTIDGHNCEVKKALSKQEMQSAGSQRGRGGGSGNFMGRGGNFGGGGGNIGCGGNFGGRGGYGGGGGGSRGSYGGGDGGYNGFGGDGGNYGGGLGYSSRRGYGGGGPGYGNQGGGYGGGGGGGYDGYNEGGNFGGGNYGGGNYNDFGNYSGQQQSNYGPMKGGSFGGRSSGSPHGGGYGSGGGSGGYGSRRF; encoded by the coding sequence ATGGAGGTAAAACGGCCGCCTGGTCGCCCCCAGCCTGACTCCGgccgtcgccgccgccgccgggggGAGGAGGGTCATGATCCAAAGGAACCAGAACAGTTGAGGAAACTGTTTATTGGTGGTCTGAGCTTTGAAACCACAGATGGTAGCTTAAGAGAACATTTTGAGAAATGGGGCACACTTACAGATTGTGTGGTAATGAGAGATCCCCAAACAAATCGTTCCAGGGGCTTTGGTTTTGTGACCTACTCTTGTGTTGAAGAGGTGGATGCTGCAATGTGTGCTCGGCCACACAAAGTTGATGGGCGTGTGGTGGAACCAAAGAGAGCCGTTTCTAGAGAGGATTCTGTAAAGCCTGGTGCCCatttaacagtgaagaaaatcttTGTTGGTGGTATTAAAGAGGATACAGAAGAGTACAACCTGAGAGACTACTTTGAAAAGTATGGCAAGATTGAAACCATAGAAGTTATGGAAGACAGGCAGAGTGGGAAAaagagaggatttgcttttgtgacTTTTGATGACCATGACACAGTTGATAAAATTGTTGTTCAGAAATACCACACTATTGATGGGCATAATTGTGAAGTGAAAAAGGCCCTTTCTAAACAAGAGATGCAGTCTGCTGGATCACAGAGAGGCCGTGGAGGTGGATCTGGCAATTTTATGGGTCGTGGAGGGAActttggaggtggtggaggtaatATTGGTTGTGGTGGAAActttggtggaagaggaggctacggtggtggaggtggtggcagcagaggtagttatggaggtggtgatggtggatataatggatttggaggtgatggtggcaaCTATGGTGGTGGTCTTGGTTACAGCAGTAGAAGAGGCTATGGTGGTGGTGGACCAGGCTATGGAAACCAAGGTGGTGgatatggtggtggtggaggaggaggatatGACGGTTACaatgaaggaggaaattttgGTGGAGGTAACTATGGTGGTGGGAACTATAATGACTTTGGAAATTATAGTGGACAACAGCAATCAAATTATGGACCCATGAAAGGGGGCAGTTTTGGTGGAAGAAGCTCAGGCAGTCCCCATGGTGGTGGCTATGGATCAGGTGGTGGAAGTGGTGGATATGGTAGcagaaggttttaa